From the genome of Adhaeribacter pallidiroseus:
GCTAAGTGGGCTAAGCCCTACAGGATACGCGGCTTCCGTTCCCCCGCTTGCGGACACCGCCCAAATTGCGGCGGATACCAGTCGGGTAGTGGTGCGTCCCTTTGCAGTTGATCAATTAAATACGTACCGCGATAATCCTGAATTTCAGTATGGCACCGATGTGCGTCCTTTAACCTCGGCCTGGGACCGTTTCTGGCGACAAGTTCGGGAGTATATCTGGAGTATCTTGCGGAGCCGTTCTTACGAAGGTTTTTGGAAGTATATCATTTACGGTTTCGTGGTTGTTTTAACGGTTTACGTGGTACTTAAATTACTTCAAGTAGAGTTTACCGGTCTTTTTGGTAAAAAGGTAAAAGCTTTTACGGTGCCTTACGAAACACACGCGGAAAACATCCACGAACTGGATTTTAATACTTTGCTCGAGGAAGCAGTACAACAAAAAGATTACCGACGCGCTATCCGGCTATATTATTTACATACGCTCAAACAACTCACCGACCAGGCACTTATTAACTGGCAACCGGGTAAAACCAACCGCAGTTACATTCGCGAAATTCAGCCGAGTAAACTGCGGAAAGATTTTGAAAAAATTACCGCTTTGTTTGAATACGTATGGTACGGTGGTTCGCCGGTAGATGAAACGCATTACAACATTACGCGGCAGGCATTTGTCACGTTTAACCAACTTATTGGCCGCCATGCGTAACTACCGAATTAGTTTGGCCTTGCTGGGTATATTATTTGCGGCGTTGGTAACCGTAGAATACTACCAACCCAAACCCATTGATTGGCGGCAAACCTTCGTGAACCAGGATAAAATACCTTACGGCACCTACGTGCTTTACCAATTGCTCCCCAATCTGTTCCGGAACCAGGAAATTACCACGGTCCGGCAACCCATTTTAAACCAACTGGAAGAAGCTCCCGTCCGGAATACAAATTATATTTTTATTAACAACGAGTTTGATTTAGATTCTTTAGATCAACAAGCTTTGCTGGCCCATGTAGCCCGCGGTAACCAGGTTTTTATTGCCGCTGAATCCTTCGCCAGAAAGTTTACCGATACTTTGGGTTTTACGGTACGCTTTACCTATAAAAAACCGGTTAAAGATCGATTCGAAATATATTTTATCAACCCCAACCTGGGTAAGCAGCGGTATTTTTTAAAAAAAGAGAAGTCCGAAGGGTATATTACCCTCCGGAAAAAAGCACAAGCAACAGCTTTAGGTAGAAATTCCGCTGGTTTACTTAATTTTATCGCTATCCGCTTCGGAAAAGGCGTTTTTTATTTAAACACGGTGCCGGCGGCATTTACTAATTATTACGTGCTTTCGCCCCAGCACGCCAATTACGCGGCAACGGCTTTATCTTACCTACCTACGCAACCTGTTTTCTGGGACGAGTACCAGAAACAAGGCGGGATGGGCGAGCAATCAGTTTTTCGGGTGTTATTGGCACATCCGCCGCTGCGCTGGGCTTACTATATTACGCTGGTTGCTTTGGTGTTGTACGTGTTGTTCGAAGGGAAACGCACGCAACGGGTAATCCCTATTCTGGAG
Proteins encoded in this window:
- a CDS encoding DUF4350 domain-containing protein — its product is MRNYRISLALLGILFAALVTVEYYQPKPIDWRQTFVNQDKIPYGTYVLYQLLPNLFRNQEITTVRQPILNQLEEAPVRNTNYIFINNEFDLDSLDQQALLAHVARGNQVFIAAESFARKFTDTLGFTVRFTYKKPVKDRFEIYFINPNLGKQRYFLKKEKSEGYITLRKKAQATALGRNSAGLLNFIAIRFGKGVFYLNTVPAAFTNYYVLSPQHANYAATALSYLPTQPVFWDEYQKQGGMGEQSVFRVLLAHPPLRWAYYITLVALVLYVLFEGKRTQRVIPILEPPANETLAFVRVVGNLYFNNRNHKNIAEKKIRYFLEYLRLHFYETSPVNDPEAQERIAARSGVALIEVNELFYLLQKIHTVPIITDENLGQLNQQLEAFYHQTKQ
- a CDS encoding DUF4129 domain-containing protein produces the protein MKRIFKFLLILLVGLLSGLSPTGYAASVPPLADTAQIAADTSRVVVRPFAVDQLNTYRDNPEFQYGTDVRPLTSAWDRFWRQVREYIWSILRSRSYEGFWKYIIYGFVVVLTVYVVLKLLQVEFTGLFGKKVKAFTVPYETHAENIHELDFNTLLEEAVQQKDYRRAIRLYYLHTLKQLTDQALINWQPGKTNRSYIREIQPSKLRKDFEKITALFEYVWYGGSPVDETHYNITRQAFVTFNQLIGRHA